A genomic window from Megalobrama amblycephala isolate DHTTF-2021 linkage group LG2, ASM1881202v1, whole genome shotgun sequence includes:
- the tmem264 gene encoding LOW QUALITY PROTEIN: transmembrane protein 264 (The sequence of the model RefSeq protein was modified relative to this genomic sequence to represent the inferred CDS: deleted 2 bases in 1 codon), with protein sequence MAPPPPSNKPHVCLSCVLIMSSMALLDAYLVEQNQGPRKVGVCIMVMVGDVCFLIVLRYIAVWVGAEVRTAKRGYAMILWFFYVFVLEIKVYFVYQNYKAEGEKAEALTCKAFTVLLSVFVPGLYVTLAAIDHMEYVRPLKKREELRSRLFWVVVDLLDILDIQASLWEPQRKGLPLWVEGLTFFYCYILLLILPCVSLSEISMQGVNIVPHKMLLYPILSLVAINIITIFIRGGNMVFYRDVRVSGILIGKNILAIVLKTCSFVQYRRHLQEAPTPALPPELQRDAVPQSSRRAVPVAMPMSVTMPTPQVVIQDLTTLPEEPELEET encoded by the exons ATGGCCCCACCACCCCCTTCCAACAAGCCACACGTTTGCCTTTCGTGTGTTCTTATCATGAGTAGCATGGCGCTGTTGGACGCCTATCTTGTGGAGCAGAATCAAGGTCCACGGAAGGTGGGCGTCTGCATCATGGTGATGGTTGGCGACGTT TGCTTCCTCATCGTGCTGCGGTACATCGCAGTATGGGTTGGTGCCGAGGTACGAACTGCTAAACGCGGCTACGCCATGATCCTCTGGTTCTTCTACGTCTTTGTGCTCGAGATCAAGGTCTACTTCGTCTACCAGAACTACAAGGCGGAAGGCGAGAAAGCGGAAGCTCTTACCTGCAAGGCTTTCACGGTGCTGCTTTCCGTGTTTGTGCCGGGACTTTATGTTACGCTGGCAGCCATCGACCACATGGAATACGTTCGGCCACTCAAGAAGAGGGAAGAGCTGAGGAGTCGACTGTTCTGGGTTGTGGTTGATCTTCTTGACATCTTGGACATTCAGGCCAGCCTATGGGAGCCTCAAAGAAAAGGGCTCCCCCTGTGGGTGGAGGGCCTTACTTTTTTCTACTGCTACATACTACTTCTGATACTGCCGTGTGTGTCGCTAAGCGAAATAAGCATGCAAGGTGTAAACATTGTGCCACACAAGATGTTGTTGTATCCCATTCTCAGTTTGGTCGCCATCAACATTATTACGATTTTTATACGGGGTGGGAATATGGTGTTTTATAGGGACGTCCGTGTGTCTGGAATACTCATTGGTAAGAACATCCTCGCCATTGTCTTGAAGACGTGCAGTTTCGTGCAGTACCGGAGACACCTGCAGGAGGCGCCGACACCTGCTCTCCCTCCGGAACTACAGAGGGACGCAGTGCCACAAAGTTCTCGAAGGGCAGTACCAGTTGCAATGCCAATGTCTGTCACCATGCCAACTCCGCAGGTAGTCATACAAGATCTCACCACACTTCCAGAAGAGCCCGAACTTGAGGAAACATGA